The following is a genomic window from Nicotiana tabacum cultivar K326 chromosome 3, ASM71507v2, whole genome shotgun sequence.
CTCCACAATTTTCACATGACACCTTGTACTTCTTTGACTTTATTTCATCAAATGTTTTATATCTTTCCTTGTGAGGTCTCCCTGGCTGCCTTTTATCTCCCGCCGGTGGCTTTACTACCTCATCCAAAATATGTTGTGGCACATCCCATGCTTGCATGTAGCTTAGGTTCAGTCCATGTTCGGATAACATGTCAGTTTGTATGTCCTTTGGTGTGTAAACAGTCTTAGGATCACAATACTTTGGAATGACCATGCTACCAATTACAGATGCAGTACGTTTGCGCTGTATGAATGTTTCGTCCAATAAGGAGCATGTGTGTTGCCGGTTGAAACTCCTTATCTTAAACATTGCCGAATCATTAATTGACGTTGCCTTGAAGTGTCATTTACAGTTTTCAACAACGCATATAAGCCAGTAGctacaaaaaaaatacaatatttaatACAAGCTATAGATGTAGAAGCAACAAAAAGGACTGTTTTAACACAAATTCGTTaaaaactacaattaactacagtttaactacaattaaactacaatttaTAAAAACCACATATCTCCACTAAAACACTGCTTTTACTGATATATTCTCCACAAATAAATCCATACCTTCTATGACTAGATCTTTTTACTCTGAACTGGAACTTGTGCATCACAGAAAAATTCTTCATTGCAACAGCTACAGTTTGCTTGTCCTGATAAACTTGTCCTTCTTCAATATATGTTTGCGTAGAttcagttattatttcactttgatattcttctatagcTGGTGAGGATGGAATTTCAAGTAAGTTTAGGGATCCAGACGAACCTGCAGCAACATAGAGATAAATGTAGTAACTATGTAGATAATTTTGAAAACAACATTGCTTTATGAGCTTCAGTACATTGTTTTTTGTAGTTAATTAGTAGATAAATGTTGTAATATTGTAGATAACACACTAACACAATAACTCTCTGTAATGTCGAATTAAACATACCTGCACTTGTGCTATCGTTGGTGATTGccaattccatattgaaatctcTTACGCTTATACATAAAGGATACGAACCTAAGTTCTTATTCTCCTTTTTGGTCTCCATATACACACGAACCCCCATATCATTCCTAATCTCCATTGGAGGACAATTGTCATTCACAATATATTTTATTTCTACAATTTTATCCGATGTATCAATCGATAGTTGTTCTGCAATTGTAGAAATCAGAATTCCGTAGCTTGCATTCTCATCTACCACAATGGCATCAACTTCAAAATCTTTAAATCTGCCATAGTGATCCCAATTTCCATTCAATTTTAGCATTATTGGGATTTTTGACATGATTTCATGTAGTTGAGAGAAAAAAGATGAAGAACAGATATAGGTTCGACAATTTGAGTACTGAGGTCGATGAAGAACAATTTTGAATTCTACAATTTGTATTGCGTTGTAGAATTTGTAAAAGCAATTTGAGTACTGGAGCTTCTGAAGCTTGCGTTGTTTTAGAATTGTAGTGAATGAGAGAATTATGCAGCAATGAGATCTCTTTCCGTTTCAAAATTCGAATTTAATGTGGAAAGAATCAAACGCAGATTTCGTGCCTTCTTTTTAGCGTGTTTTAAATGGCAGAATTTGCCTAATTATGGATTGGTATATAAATTGTAGTAAAAGTATAGACTGGGCGGGTAATTAACAAATTAtgaacatttttggtaataaggtttcatatatggtatagataggaaAAACTTCAAAGGGAATTTAGATGTTTTGGATTATGAAATGCATTAATGCCTTTTGTCACTGTCATGGAGCTAAATACTTCAAATCAAAAGACCGAAGATTAGAACAAAGCAAGTAGATACCATCAGCCTTCATCAATCAGTTGCAAATACTCATTCCTATTTAAACGCTctaccacaaaaaaaaaattgacctaAATATCATATATATTAAACAGAAAAATACAGCTGAAGCTACAATAAAAGAGAGTGGTCCCCCAAATGTTTTCATGGAATGAGAAATCAAATTTCATCACCAAATTTAAGGGTTCGAGTTCCAAGATCATCAACTCCATATTGACAATGAACTTTTTGGATTTTCACCCCAAAACTTCATCAATCACCAAGGTTAGCATAGTAAGAAACTAATGAAATTATGCAGtaacaatttaaaatagttaTTAGATTTAAAAAAATGATTCAAATGTATCTACTTCACTTACCAaggttaaaattgaaaataaaagattTATTCAAGTTTATCTAGTATCAAATCAAACACATGTTTTGGATTATACATTATATATCTCATTTTTAATCCAATAAATCAAATAAAGAATTAGTAATAAATAATCTGGAGATTATTAGTCCCGAAATTATAGTGATTATTAATCCCAGAATTATAATTCCGAAATAATTTTGTCTACGAACCAAACGATCCCTTTTAGTTTAACCCATCATGTTCTTGTAGTGAAAGAAAAAGGGAGTTTGTTCGCAAATGTGCGTACCCACCTAATGTCTGTCGTATTCTTTTATCTCTATATATGTGTGCTACCTACAACTAGGCATAGCATTACAAAGAGTAGTCTCTCTATTAGAGTTTAAAATTCATTTCTCaacttcttctttatttttcagcaCCATGGCTACAGAATTTAAGACTATCCCTCTAATAGGTTTGAATTTCGGAGCCACTTTTGAAGTTCTATTTTAAAGTTCCCATGATTTtgcttttaatttttaattctaAAACTTTGTAATAGGGCTTATTTTTTGTTGTGTGCTATCAATTTATCTTCTCTTCGAGGATATGGTTATTCAAATTTTGCTTAAAACAAGTTTCCATTGGTTAAGTAAAACTTTATTTTTTAGTGTTTCATATGTAACAGACATAAGTCCGCTTCTACAGAAGTGGGATGAAGTAAATGAATCGCAAAATGAAAGTATAGCTGGAGTGGTGAAAGAACTAGATGAGGCATGCAAAAATGAAGGCTTTTTTTACGTGGTAATTATTCTTTTCCCGCTAATATTTCTTTCTATCGACGTTATTGCTGGTCTTGctcactacaaaaaaaaaaaatagaaaatgttgcttatttactttaatagGGCGGCTCAACGAATTTAGTAGCCTAAAGCCGAATTTTAATAAGAATCTAAATTTTATACACCTATACAAGTATATGCAAaaactttgatgttatctttTTTCCTTCTGTACTTATTTATATAATAGTATTCATACAAGATATACGACTTTTAGCTTCATTTAGTAATATTATTATTATCTATATTATCAAAGCTTAACTCAAGTTAATAAGATGTTAGCCATATATTTGCAATACTTACCTTGGATCTTGATCTAAAAACTTTATTTGCTAATACGAAGATTTGAGTAGTTTAATTCGAAGTTCTAGAATATTTCTTATGTTAAAAATTAAACattctttgtttttttaaaaccttttttACATGGATTTTACACTTTTTTCTACATAGTTCAAAATTGTCTAAGTCAAAATATTATTACCTATTTTATCATTGACACTTTTTGGGGCCTCGAAATTTTTGGGGCTATACTAGCCTTACCTTTGAGCCACCTATGCTCGTTAAGTGTCTCCTTCGTAAGAACTAATCATGGAACAAAGAACTAAATTCTACTAAAAATAGACCAGTTTTTCTTGTTTAACAAACGATAAGCTTATCATCTACTCCTACGTCCACATTACTTCTATACTTTTGCTGTTCAAGTTTGcaatatttagaaaaatagtgTGCTGTCACTGTCTTTTCTCGAGTCTTAAATTATGTTCGGATATTTAGCGATTTATACCGTTATTCTCTGCATTAGAGAAAGTAGATTGTTGAGGGATTGATGTTCGCTATCTTTTTGCAGGACTTTCTTAAGTGAGTAAATGTTTGTATATTTGACCTCTTTCTATTCtctgtttctcattttttttcagACGGGGCATGGTATCCCGCTTCCCTTCATGGAAGAGATAAGGAGAATTACACGTAAATACTTTGATCAACCTTATGAAGATAAACTGAATATTAAACTTTCTGCCTCAACTGGCTACAGGTTGGTTCCTGTCATTACCCAATATCTTGAATTATTACAATGTCTTTGTGTTATCTTAACTAATGATTGCCTATGTATCTTCAATGCAGAGGTTACCAAGCAATCTATGAGAACATAACTACAGGCGTCCCTGATATGCAAGAAGCGATCGATTGATGTACGTTATATTGATTAGTTATATATGTTCTATATGTTAGAGAAACTAAGTGTCCCACTTGTTGTATAAGAGCTTTCAAGCTTTCTTGGGTTTCTTTATTCTTCACCATCACCTAAAATTATTGAGTTGGATTTTGATTCTTAGGCATTGGATCAAAGTCAACTTTCAtcatcacctaaaattatttcttGGATTTTGTTTTTGCTATTAAAGACCATTCTTCAACTATATATGTCCAACGTAACATCTCTACTGTTTGCAATGTAACTTCTCTCGATGTTACTTTCTATTTACACAAGCATGTCTTTTGACAAAGCTTTTATAGAAATACTTCGTTAATATAATTAGTAATTGGTGCTATTTTGGTTTAGTAAATCATGTTTGATGCATTGCAGTTCTATAGAGAAATAAAACCAGGGATGTATGGAAATAGAGAGCAAAATAAGCAGAGATCCATTCTGGGTCTTAAGAGCAATTGGTTACCCTCCTTCACCATCGTCAGATGGACAAGAAAACGCTAGGAGCACAATTGGTTGGtaagttaattttaaaaaaaaaaaaaaagatattggATTGTAAGTTATGGTATTGTTCATCGAGTTCCTTTTTCCCTGTTATTGGTATATCTATTTTCTAATGAgttatatttttggttttctgcGTTGTTCATCTATTTGGAATCAAATAATTCTCAGTGGAGCTCACACTGATTATGGTAAAACTTCATAATATTTTAAAGAATGTTTTTTTCTTTCCACTTTGaactttttaatcattttttacaCCTCTGCTTAAGTTGTTCATCTCTATTGATTATTGGCAGATTTTATTCAATGGGTTATATGAGTCCACACTCCATAGAGTCATCAACGACTCTGGCAAATACCGTGTTTGTGTGGCTTATTTTTATGAGGTTAaagtctttctttttcttttgacaattaaattaacaaaacGATGGTATGAGTTTATGTTAGTTTCTAATGATGTATGTTTCATTTCTCCTACAGCCCAACTTTGACGCGGAAGTAGAACCCTTGGATGTGTGTGTGCAGAACGTGGGTGGGATCAAGAAATTTGAAGGTGCGGTCTATGGAAAACATTTGGTCAATAAAGTGACCAACAACTTTGTGATGGAGTAGAGCTTGAATCAGCTCTGTGTTTGGATAACAATAAGGTTCTTGGATTTCTTAGCCTGGTTCTTGTCCTAAGAACATCATGTATTTTTTAACTCTGGGTTGTTTTAGGCTCTAATTACTACGTTCGTGGTTTGTATgtgttgagtttctttttaatatagaaaagtATTAAAAAGATGGTGAAtgaaaaatggagagaaatgaaaattttgagtaaaattttaaatttccctctccttttaatgagacattgtccctcattggtaaaggaaaaggagtttggtgggtttatatacaaatgcacttcatgtagctcttaaagagttaggaagacggcaagcctcgcgccgttgtcgtcgctcgctcggcttcggctttggtcaaatgattgattgattaattttttagaccaaatttatttgttaataataaatattaacgTAATAATATCCGTGTTTGTgacggatatgttccaatccgtggATTTGTTCCAGCAGGCTAATGCGTCTCCCACCATTGCCAAAGTGATTGCTCCATTAGTTAGCAGCCTGGTGCTCcgtccaccatggccaagtgctccaCTAAATGAGTGGCAGCGGGTCCGTGTTTAGCAGCTAACTGCACTATAAATAGATGGTGCAAGCAGCTTGTTGAAGACACACAAAAAGAAATCGTTCCTCTTCAGTTTACAGAACTACTGATATCCTCTTCAGTAAGAACTCAATATCGACTATAAATTgaattccttcctctcagaatttccattcgacttctgagttctcctccattgttctgcattgttttaaactacaaacaaagcatccgtaagtgtgatttgctgccgaactttgtgttcgctcaaacactggggtttgaagtaccgctacaccagtgtgtaattcgttctatcctaggaggaaataatccataaccttgggcattaggaggggattaaattccttaaggaaacattgtgaattcagtgggctcgaattaatttctgttttatttatatttacatttataacgttttaatttccagaatcattatttacaaatacagaatAAACAataagcttaaggaatttaataattttaatttctgtatttgtgttacttttattattctggaaactaaaacctttgtggtttttgtgtactcccgtttgcagttttaaagccttcgtggcggtttgttggagattaaaatctacgtgattttttactccagttttaaacgtttgtttgtgtcattttttttccagaaaaaaTGGCGAATGACAACGGAAATCAAGCTGTTCCAATGGTGACTGCCAACggatcgacaagccgaacaccggcagAAAACCTGAAAattttttcgggattgatttcatgcGCTGgaagcagaagatgttcttctatctgactacgttatgtctacaaaagttcatcaaggaagatgttcctgatctggcagatgaaactccagagaatgaaagctttctcgtgattgaggcgtggaagcattctgattttttgtgcaagaattatattcttagcggactggatgataatctgcaTAATGTATACAGTGGTGTGGAGacatcaaaagaattgtggaatgcgcttgaaaataaatacaaaactgaagatgtcgggatgaagaaattcgtcgctgcaaaatttttggactacaaaatggtagatagcaagtctgttattttccaagtccaggaattgcaagtaattattcatgatctacttgctgaaggtatatttcaaaagaatactgatgttgaaagtaaaaattttagtaattttactaacggaattttcattgaaggtcttgtcatcaatgaagcattccaagtagcagcaataattgagaagttgcctccattgtggaaggacttcaaaaattatttgaaacacaaacgaaaggagatgtcccttaaagatctcattgttcgattgagaatcgaagaggacaataaagctgctgaaaagagaggccatggaaattcaacaataatgggagcaaatattgttgaagataataaaaagagaaagaaggcttctggtccgaaatacaacccaagcaagaagcggttcagtgaaaactgctacaactgtggaaaaatcggacacaaatctacggagtgtcgtgctcagaagaaagacaagaaaaggggtcaagcaaacatggtagaaaagcatgatgatgttgatgacttgtgtgccatgctttctgaatgcaacctggtaggaaatcctaaggagtggtggattgattctggagccactcgccatgtctGTGCTGTGAGCGAAGCATTTTCTACCTATGCTTTtgctggacccgaagagacgctttctatgggaaatgctgctacagcaaaaattgaaggatatgggaagatatttctcaagatgacttctggcaaggtcatgactttgaacaacgtccttcatgttcccgaaattaggaagaatttagtctctactggacttcttgcaAAGCACGGTTTCAAGTGCATTTTTGTATCCGacaaggttgtaataagtaagaatgaaatgtttgtaggaaaaggttacctcaccgagggccttttcaagctcaATGTAATAGTTGTTGACAATAATAATAAGACTTCaaattcttcttacttacttgagtcaaatgatttatggcatgtacgtttaggtcatgtcaattataaaaccttgcggaaaatgattaacttggaaatattgcctaagtttgaatgcgaaaaatcaaaatgtcaaatatgtgtggaatctaagtatgttaaacatccttataagtcggttgaaaggaattcaaatcctttagacttaattcacacagatatttgtgatatgaagtcaataccatctcgcggtggaaagaagtatttcataacttttattgacgacactactcgatattgttatgtttacttacttaatagtaaagatgaagcaatagacgcattcaaccaatacaaaaatgaagttgaaatgcaacttaacaagaaaataaaaatgataagaagtgatagaggtggtgaatatgaatctccttttgaacaaatatgtttagaatatggaattattcatcaaacaacagccccttacacaccccaatccaatgggattgcagaAAAAAAGAATCGTTCaataaaggagatgatgaacgcattgttgataagttctggtttgccacaacACTTGTAGGGGAATCCATTCTTACGGCTAGCcaaatactaaatcgagtaccccatagcaaaacacaatccattctatatgaaaaatggaaagaaaggaagtccacttgaattattttaaagtgtggggatgtttggcaaaagtgcaagttcctaaacccaaaagagtaaaaataggacaaaaaacagttgattgtgttttcataggatatgcgaccaatagtaaagcatatcgatttttggttcataaatcagaaaatcccgacattcataataatacggttatagaatcagataatgccgagttctttgaaaatatatatccgtataaaaagaaATGTGAgttgtttggtgaaggatctaaacgacctagggaagaaacaaaagaaagtatattTTATCatgaggatccaagacgtagtaaacgtcaaagaacgtcaacttcgtttggaccagattttgtgactttcttattggaaaacgagcctcgaacatttaaagaagctatgtcttcttcagaatcattgttctggaaagaggcagtcaatagttaAATAGAATCCACATTGACAAACCATACACAGGAATTGGTTAATCTTCCTCCTAGAAATAGACCTTTGGgttgtaaatggatttttaaaagaaaaatgaaagaagatggcactattgataaatttaaggcaagacttgtagtcaaatgatatagacaacgagaaggtcttgactactttgatacatattaTCCAGTGACGAGAATTACGTCCATATGAATGCTAGTAGCTTTAGCagcagtttatggtcttgaaattcatcaaatggacgtaaagacagccttcttaaatggagatttggaggaagaaatttacatggaacaacctaaaGGGTTTGTAGttccaagtaaagaaaagaaggtatgtagacttgttaagttcctctacggactaaaacaagcacccaaacaatggcatgcgaaatttgaccaaacaatgttgtcaaatggttttaagataaatgaatatgATAAATGTGTGttcattaaaaatgttccaaatcacatagtcattgtttgcctatatgtagatgatatgctgataatgagtaatgacattgccaacataaatgcgactaagcgtatgctaactagcaagtttgatatgaaggacttgggagttgcggatttaattctggggattaagatccaaaagactcctcaaggtctggcattgtcacaatctcattatattaagacagtacttgaaaaattcaagcacttaggctttaaaattgcaaagactccaattgacgtgaatcttgcattagcaaagaacaaaggccaaagcatatcacaattggattatgctcgtgtgttgggatgcttaatgtacatcatgaattgtacatgaccagatatagcttgtgctataagtaaactgagtcgatacacgagcaatccaggtcaatctcattggatggcaatgaaacgagttttgggatatttagaacatacccaaaactttgatttgcactacagtaaatatcctgcggtgattgaaggatattgtgatgcaaattggatcactggttcaactgattcgaagtccacaagtggatatgtattcactattggtggatgagcggtatcttggaagtcgtccaaacaaacatgtattgcccgctctacaatggaggctgagttcatagccttagataaagccggtgaagaagctgaatggctccgaaatttcttggaagacattccattttggaccaaaccattggcaccaatatgcatacattatgATAGCCAAGCAGCAATTGGAAGGGCTatgagcgttatgtataacggtaaatctcgtcatatacgacgaagacataaaaccgttaggcaactactctctagaggaattatcacgattgactatgtaaggtcaagtgataatgtgttggatccacttacaaaaggcctaactagagaggtagttgagaaatcatcgaggagaatgggactatggccgagaacaagtcattttggcggtaactctacctagaagactggagatcccaagatctaggttcaaggatatcaaacaaagtcattaatgacggttcaacattgtcaacaaaaaatttggtccattctcgtgatgagacaatgttcagtaccaaggataaagcattaaggctttttaatgatttctaaatttgacacaggatatatcaaatagtgtatctacgggatgacacgtttaggaatcaccaatgtaagtgtgaagtgttagccgcttcaaggagaattttgcaaggccaattctctacgcacttgtgaaaccaggcagtgttcatggctgaaatgaacacaacaatgagaaccaaagacggttaagggattgattgtgtgacttatggttgtctaggtatacactaaagttcgacggttcaaagatatcaaatctaccgattgaccgagtatattcgacataagtttactacggaaagttcaaagggaaacctacttatccagatgcaattaatccttgcttgcaaatcacacaagtttttcatgcatacttccgtgatatagtcATTCCCCactcatgtgggggattgttgagtttctttttaatatagaaaggtattaaaaagaggtgaatgggaaatgaagggaaataaaaattttgagtaaaattttaagttttcctctccttttaatgagacattgtccATCATTGGCAGAGGAAAAGGAGTTTGGTGGGTTTATATAAAAATGCACttcatgtagctcttaaagagttaggaagaaggcaagcctcgcgccgtcgtcgtcgctcgctcgctcggctcggcttcagctatggcttcggcttcggcttcggattcggatttggatttggtcaaatgatcgattgattgattaattttttggaccaaatttatttgttaatagtaaatattaacgtaataaTATCCCtgtttgtaacggatatgttccaatccgtggATTTGTTCCAGCAGGCTAATGCGTCTCCCACCATTACCAAATGCTTGCTCCATAATAGCAAGTGATTGCTCCATTAGTTAGCAGCCTGGTGCTCcgtccaccatggccaagtgctccaCTAAATGAGTGGCAGCGGGTCCGTATTTAGCAGCTAACTGCACTATAAATAGATGGTGCAAGCAGCTTGTTGAAGACACACAAAAAGAAATCGTTCCTCTTCAGTTTACAGAACTACTGATATCCTCTTCAGTAAGAACTCAACATCGACTATaaattgcattccttcctctctgAATTttcattcgacttctgagttctcctcccttgttctgcattgttttaaactaTAAACAAAGCATCCGTAAGTatgatttgctgccgaactttgtgttcgctgaaacactggggtttgaagtaccgctacaccagtgtgtaattcgttctatcctggaaggaaataatccataatctTGGGTACTAGAAGGGGATtgaattccttaaggaaacactgtgaatttagtgggctcgaataaatttctgttttatttatatttacgtttataagctaacgttttaatttccagaattattatttacaaatacaggatAAACAACAGTATGAACTTGAGTTTTATCACAATTTGTCGTATTCATAATGGCAATGTGGCTTTTTGGGTGGGATTGAGAGAAAATTGTTTGATGGATTGATAAGCACCAAATTCAAAAcgattttcttttatctttctttgtTAATCTGAATTTTAATGAGTTATACAAAATATCCTGTATATTTGAATAGGAGCAACCACTACCCAAATTTGAATAAAATTTTATCAATCTATCATCACCAAGTTTGCCTCCTTACtctttttaaaactaatttttgGCTTAGCTATAGAATAAGACAGAGATTAGTTGAAAACATACATTATACTTACGTTTGTTTTTCCAACCCTTCTTAACTCCCGAGTCTATAATGATTCCTTTCCTTCCTTGCTTCAAGGAGATTATATAATAGTCTAAGAACATGTATAAAACTATGCTTTTTTTATAAGCTTCCAACAAATGCTGCAAAGTGaaccactttttttttttttttttttttttgttataaataaaaactcgtcgaagatatatatataaaatgagaAGTTGGTCGACCAAGGGTATATTTGTCATTAtactctcttattttattattttaatattattttatctaCACTATTCTAGACTTTTCCGTCACTTTTCCATCAAAACCTTGCATCCATCAAAAAACCCCAACACCTTATACTTTTCTAGTCACTTTCATCTACTTTGCTCAATTACTTTCATCTCCTTTACTCATCTGTAAGTCACTTTCATCTCCTTTACTTTGATTCATCTGCTCAACTAGCTTGGTAAATTTTTTTCTCATCTCCTTTCtatctcttttcaaaatttcggatTTCATGCTGAAATTTTTTGTATGTTCTATTATTGCTCATTCAAACTTCTATCAAGAATTACTTTATCAGTTTTTTCCATCTACTTTGAATGTTCTAATTTCAGATCTGAATGTCTCCTACTTTTTTTCcccaaaaatta
Proteins encoded in this region:
- the LOC107810702 gene encoding homoarginine-6-hydroxylase 2-ODD-C23.1-like, translated to MATEFKTIPLIDISPLLQKWDEVNESQNESIAGVVKELDEACKNEGFFYVTGHGIPLPFMEEIRRITRKYFDQPYEDKLNIKLSASTGYRGYQAIYENITTGVPDMQEAIDCYREIKPGMYGNREQNKQRSILGLKSNWLPSFTIVRWTRKR